CCGAGCGGGCCCTCGAGAGCTTGCAGCACGGTCGCGAGCACGACCTGACTCTGCTCGAAGTACAGGAACACGGCCCCGTCCGGCGGCAGCGCGTGCACGACGCTGCCCTCGGGGATCAGCAGATCGATGTGGCGAAAGAGCCCCGAATTGAAGCGGCCGCGGGGGTCGAGGTTGTACTTGAGTGCGACGCCGACGGCGGTTTTCACATCCCACGCGGTTGCGTTGACGGCGGTGCGCGCCTGCCGGTGCGTGCCCGAGAAATCGACCTCGATGCGGGGGCCGCGCTTCGTGATCGTGACGTGGACGGGGTACTCCTCCGAGGCGTCCACCCCGTCGACGTCAATACCGAGCTCGGCCTCCCACGTGCCGTCGGGCAACTGCTCGAGCCCCAGCGCGATCTGCTCGGCCGACACGTCGCAGACGTAGCGCATCGCCCCGTGGAACGCCGCGAGCCCGTAGCGGTCGACCGACTCGTGCACGAGGCGCTCACCGAGCTCGAGCCCTGCGCAGATCGTGAGCATGTCGGGCTTGAGCACCTCGGCCATGCGGACGTTGTCGAAGATGACGTTCCACGACTCGGGAACGGGTTCGCCCTCGCTCATGAGCAGGCGTGGCGAGAGCACGAGCCCGTTCTCGTAGACGTTGGCCTTGGTCGCGCTAAAGCCGCCGGGAACGGTGCCGCCCATGTCGAGTTGATGCGCGTTGAGAGTGACGTAGGCGGCGATCGCATCGTCGCGGAACACGGGGCGAACGAACACGAGGTCGTTGTTGTGGTTGCCCGTGCGGTACGGGTCGTTGGCGATGAGCACGTCGCCGGGCCGCAGCCGCGCCTCGCCGAACTCCCGCACCATATTCGGCACGGCGTCGATCGTCGTGCCCGCCATGAGCACGATGCCGTTGGATGCCGCGGGGACGCAGAAGTCGAGCGACGATGGCCCGGAGATGGTGGACCCGAAGTCGAAGACGTCGCGCAGGATGGGCGAGAACGCCCCTTCGAGCAGGCGGACGCTCATGTGCTCGACGAGGTAGTCGAAGCGGTTGGCGAGCACCGTGGCGGTGTACCGGTCGCAGTGGTAGCGCCCCAGGAACTCGTCTTCGTCGAGATCGCGGATGCGCGCGGGCGCGAGCCGCGGGTCGGTGGCGGTCATGCGTCGTCCTTCGTGATGATGATCTCTCCGCAGCCGCCGATGACGGCGCGCTGGCCGGCGACGACGTACGTGGTCGAGAGGTCTTCGCGGATCACGGCCGGTCCGGTGATGCGGGCACCCGGGCGCAGTTCCGAGCGCGCGAACCACTCGGCGTCGATCGCGCCGTCGCCGCCGGCGTCACGACCCGGACGGGATGCGGCGGTCGCCACGTGCTCGAGCCGAACGGTGCCCGAGGGCACCGGCGTGTAGGGGGCCGGGTCCGGGACTGGCTCGTACGCGACCTTCTCGGCCGGCACGATGATCTCGACCCGGTAGGTGACTCCCTCGACGGGGATCTGCTCGAACCGCTGTGCGTTGCGGGCCTCGTACACGTCATGGAACGCCGTCACGAGGGCACCGATCGACTCGGGGCTGATGGTGCCATCCGGCACGGGCACGAACGGGGTCTCCCAGCCCTGGCCGACGAGCCGCCCGTCGAGCGTTCGCCGCACGGTGACGCCGTCGACGCTTGCGGCCTCGCCGATCTGCTCGCGAAGCCGCTGCTCCATGCGCGCGAAAACCTCGTCGATCTCGGCCGCGCTCGATTCGCCCAGCACGACGTAGGCGCTCTCGCTCGCGCTGTACACCTCATCGGCCGACACGAGGCCGAGCGCCGAGAACAGCCCGGGGTGCGGGGGCACGATGACCTCTCGGAGTGGAAGCACGTCGAGCGCGGCCGGGAGGAGCATCCCGCCGGCCGCCCCGTAGGCCATGAGCGAGAAGTCGCGCACGTCGGCGCCGTGCCGCACCGCGACGTTGAGGATCTCCTCGGCCATGTGCGACACCGCGAGGCGGTAGGTGCTGCGAATGCGTTCGTCGACCGGCAGCGGCGTGTCGAGCGACTCGAAGGCGCGGACCGCCGCCCCGCGGTCGAGGGTGAACTCGCCGCCGGCGAACCCGGCCGGGTCGATGACGCCCATGAGCAGTACGGCGTCGGTCACGGTCGGCCGGGTGCCGCCGCGGGCGTAGCAGGCCGGCCCCGGGTCGGCACCCGCGCTGCCTGGGCCGACGGCGATGCCGCCGCCCGCCGACACCGACACGAGGCTGCCGCCACCGGCGCCGACGCTCGACACCTCGGTCGAGAGGGCGTTGATGACGAGGTCGTGCTCGATCTCGAACGTGTTCTGCACGAACGGTCTGCCGCCCACGATCATCGAGACGTCGGTCGAGGTGCCGCCGACGTCGGCGCAGATGAGGTCGGCACGGCCGATCGCGGCGCCGAGGTGCTGACTCGAGACCGTGCCGGCGGCCGGGCCGGCGAACAGGATGCGGTAGGGGCGCGCGAGGGCCTCGCGCCACGGCAGTAGATTGGCGGCGCAGTCGGCGTAGCGCAGCTCGCCCCCGAAGCCGAGGCCCGTGAGCCCGTCGTGGAGCGACGACGAGTAGTCGTCGAACAGCAGCTTCATGATGACGTCGATGACCGTCGTCGAGGCGCGCTCGTACTCCTTGGCGAGCGGCGAGGTCATGGAGGAGATCGAGACGCGCACCTCCGGCCCGAGCACCTCGCGGGTCAGCTCGGCCAGCCGCTCCTCGTGTGACGGGTTGATGTAGGCGTTGATGAGGCAGATCGCGACACCTTCCACGCCGCAGCGAGCGAGCACCTCGAGCTCGTGCCTGGCCTGCCGCTCGTCGAGCTCGATGAAGGCTGAGCCGTCACTGCGCATGCGCTCGACGATGCCGCGGCGGAGATAGCGCGGCACGAGGGGCCGTCCCATGTCGCCGAACGAGCGGCGCCATGACGGGTCGGTCTGCGCGGCGAGGGGGCGCTGCACCGTGCCG
This sequence is a window from Pseudoclavibacter endophyticus. Protein-coding genes within it:
- a CDS encoding hydantoinase B/oxoprolinase family protein, whose translation is MTATDPRLAPARIRDLDEDEFLGRYHCDRYTATVLANRFDYLVEHMSVRLLEGAFSPILRDVFDFGSTISGPSSLDFCVPAASNGIVLMAGTTIDAVPNMVREFGEARLRPGDVLIANDPYRTGNHNNDLVFVRPVFRDDAIAAYVTLNAHQLDMGGTVPGGFSATKANVYENGLVLSPRLLMSEGEPVPESWNVIFDNVRMAEVLKPDMLTICAGLELGERLVHESVDRYGLAAFHGAMRYVCDVSAEQIALGLEQLPDGTWEAELGIDVDGVDASEEYPVHVTITKRGPRIEVDFSGTHRQARTAVNATAWDVKTAVGVALKYNLDPRGRFNSGLFRHIDLLIPEGSVVHALPPDGAVFLYFEQSQVVLATVLQALEGPLGEGAIAGDRAGTNLHTAFGVRDGLPWVSAMQCGGEVGPFGANRHGDADSQAMSYLANGVVPAVESIEREVPVIMLRHEPVPDTAGPGVFRGGNAVLRDTLWLDAAGHSLIELRRRGETGFGVNGGGSGVNGGVWIYPPGTDGAPRDPGRGPGSFGHAEPWAGVIDPETNAPTPDGEYHYPFASGTNSAPQSVLRYITNGAGGWGNPLERDPQLVRRDVRDEYVTIEGAARFYGVVVTGDAREYPEDVAVDEAATAALRERIRAERAQAGG
- a CDS encoding hydantoinase/oxoprolinase family protein, with the protein product MFGVDVGGTFTDVVSIENGRIRVTKVPSDRHDPSGSVVEGARRLGVRDAPTFNHASTMGLNAVLERRLPKIGFLATDGFRDILDRGTVQRPLAAQTDPSWRRSFGDMGRPLVPRYLRRGIVERMRSDGSAFIELDERQARHELEVLARCGVEGVAICLINAYINPSHEERLAELTREVLGPEVRVSISSMTSPLAKEYERASTTVIDVIMKLLFDDYSSSLHDGLTGLGFGGELRYADCAANLLPWREALARPYRILFAGPAAGTVSSQHLGAAIGRADLICADVGGTSTDVSMIVGGRPFVQNTFEIEHDLVINALSTEVSSVGAGGGSLVSVSAGGGIAVGPGSAGADPGPACYARGGTRPTVTDAVLLMGVIDPAGFAGGEFTLDRGAAVRAFESLDTPLPVDERIRSTYRLAVSHMAEEILNVAVRHGADVRDFSLMAYGAAGGMLLPAALDVLPLREVIVPPHPGLFSALGLVSADEVYSASESAYVVLGESSAAEIDEVFARMEQRLREQIGEAASVDGVTVRRTLDGRLVGQGWETPFVPVPDGTISPESIGALVTAFHDVYEARNAQRFEQIPVEGVTYRVEIIVPAEKVAYEPVPDPAPYTPVPSGTVRLEHVATAASRPGRDAGGDGAIDAEWFARSELRPGARITGPAVIREDLSTTYVVAGQRAVIGGCGEIIITKDDA